One genomic segment of Erythrobacter sp. THAF29 includes these proteins:
- the trmD gene encoding tRNA (guanosine(37)-N1)-methyltransferase TrmD, with protein MTFAATILTLYPEMFPGPLGKSLAGKALERGDWSCATVNPREFTSDKHRTVDDTPAGGGAGMVLKPDVMTAALDSVTDSRPILAMTPRGKPITQARIREIAAGPGVTLLCGRFEGFDERLFEARPQIEQVSLADIVLSGGEPAALAILDACIRLLPGVMGAPDSGTEESFENGLLEYPQYTRPYEWEGRTIPEVLRSGDHAKIAAWRKSKSEEITRLRRPDLWERYEGVRDQSASGARRKNKEPDQ; from the coding sequence GTGACCTTCGCCGCCACAATACTTACGCTCTATCCCGAGATGTTCCCAGGACCGCTCGGCAAATCGCTTGCAGGCAAGGCGCTCGAGCGCGGTGACTGGTCCTGCGCGACCGTCAATCCGCGCGAGTTTACCTCGGACAAGCATCGCACGGTCGATGATACACCCGCTGGCGGCGGGGCGGGGATGGTTCTTAAGCCAGATGTGATGACGGCGGCGCTCGACAGCGTAACTGACAGTCGTCCGATCCTCGCCATGACACCGCGCGGGAAACCGATAACTCAGGCGCGCATTCGCGAGATTGCGGCAGGCCCTGGCGTCACGCTCCTTTGCGGCCGCTTCGAGGGCTTCGACGAGCGTCTGTTCGAGGCTCGCCCGCAGATCGAGCAAGTGAGCCTCGCCGACATCGTTCTTTCCGGTGGGGAACCAGCGGCGCTTGCAATACTTGACGCTTGCATTCGGCTGCTTCCCGGAGTAATGGGCGCGCCCGATAGCGGAACCGAAGAGAGCTTCGAAAACGGCCTCCTCGAATATCCGCAATATACCCGACCTTACGAATGGGAAGGGCGCACGATCCCCGAAGTGCTGCGATCGGGGGATCATGCGAAGATCGCGGCTTGGCGAAAGTCGAAAAGCGAAGAGATTACACGGTTACGCAGGCCGGACCTTTGGGAACGCTATGAGGGCGTTCGGGACCAGTCTGCCTCTGGCGCGCGGCGAAAGAACAAGGAACCGGACCAGTGA
- a CDS encoding alpha/beta fold hydrolase gives MGELTTTHFESFDGTRLAVHREGEGKPVILLHGLFSSAWMNWIKWGHATRLAEAGFEAIMLDFRVHGESEAPLSPEAYPPGVLVRDVAELVEYFGFAPEEYDLVGFSMGARTALHACANGVLFPRRLIPCGMGVSGLAEWERRANFFKGVIDRFDEIKRGDAEYISRQFLKSQGVDRTAARLLLDAMGNFDLAKLANIQIPTLVLCGDKDDDNGSAEELAKLLPNARFEEVPGSHLDSATKPEMGIAIVNFLSLP, from the coding sequence ATGGGCGAACTGACGACCACGCATTTCGAGAGCTTCGACGGTACACGGCTGGCGGTTCATCGCGAGGGCGAGGGCAAGCCGGTAATCCTGCTTCACGGGCTTTTCTCAAGCGCCTGGATGAACTGGATCAAATGGGGCCATGCCACCCGGCTCGCCGAGGCCGGTTTCGAAGCGATCATGCTCGATTTTCGCGTGCATGGGGAGAGCGAGGCACCGCTATCGCCCGAGGCCTATCCCCCGGGCGTGCTCGTCCGCGACGTCGCGGAGTTGGTCGAGTATTTCGGGTTTGCGCCTGAAGAATATGACCTGGTCGGCTTTTCGATGGGTGCTCGCACGGCGCTGCACGCGTGTGCGAACGGGGTACTATTTCCCCGCAGGCTTATCCCCTGCGGCATGGGTGTTTCAGGGCTTGCCGAGTGGGAGCGCCGCGCCAACTTCTTCAAGGGCGTGATCGACCGTTTTGACGAGATCAAGCGCGGCGATGCGGAATACATCTCACGACAGTTCTTGAAGTCGCAAGGCGTCGACCGAACGGCGGCGCGCCTTCTGCTCGATGCGATGGGCAATTTCGATCTCGCCAAGTTGGCCAATATCCAGATTCCCACGCTGGTTCTGTGCGGCGACAAGGACGATGATAACGGCTCTGCCGAGGAACTCGCCAAACTGCTTCCCAATGCGCGTTTCGAGGAGGTTCCCGGCTCCCATCTCGATAGCGCAACCAAACCCGAAATGGGCATCGCAATCGTCAATTTCCTTAGTCTGCCGTGA
- a CDS encoding 2-hydroxychromene-2-carboxylate isomerase, which yields MTLQADLFFSFRSPYSYLAVGRYRAMVNEYDLDITLRTVWPIAIRDPDILFTGNPAAPRYILLDCMRSAQMQGIPLRWPRPDPVVQDFATREIAEEQPHIYRIGRLGQAATRRGKGLEFADEASRIIWSGEVDGWNEGDHLNGAAERAGLDFDEMEAEVEADAEALDAEIAANQNALEAAGHWGVPTLVFEGEPFFGQDRVDMAKWRMEQKGLSKK from the coding sequence ATGACGCTTCAAGCCGACCTGTTTTTCAGTTTCCGCTCTCCGTATTCCTACCTCGCTGTTGGTCGCTATCGCGCGATGGTGAATGAGTACGATCTTGACATCACTCTGCGCACGGTCTGGCCGATCGCTATCCGTGATCCTGATATCCTGTTCACCGGAAATCCTGCAGCGCCGCGCTACATCCTGCTCGACTGCATGAGATCTGCCCAGATGCAGGGCATCCCCTTGCGATGGCCACGTCCCGATCCGGTAGTGCAGGATTTCGCGACGCGAGAAATCGCCGAAGAGCAACCGCACATCTACCGCATAGGCAGGCTGGGGCAGGCAGCAACGCGCCGCGGCAAGGGGCTCGAGTTTGCCGATGAGGCCTCCAGGATCATTTGGTCTGGCGAGGTCGATGGCTGGAACGAGGGCGACCATCTCAACGGCGCGGCAGAGCGCGCAGGTCTCGATTTCGACGAAATGGAAGCCGAGGTAGAGGCAGACGCAGAAGCGCTCGACGCCGAGATCGCTGCCAACCAGAATGCACTCGAAGCAGCCGGCCACTGGGGCGTTCCGACGCTCGTTTTCGAGGGTGAGCCATTTTTCGGGCAGGACCGTGTCGACATGGCGAAATGGCGAATGGAGCAAAAAGGGTTAAGCAAAAAATGA
- a CDS encoding GFA family protein codes for MGGGSPYEGGCQCGAVRYSVEAERLTAYACHCRECQKQSASAFGLSVPVFEASLNVTGMTASWRRPTDSGSHTRCFFCPTCGTRLYHAGENRPGLVTVKGGSLDDAGQLQPVAHIWTASKQSWVVLPADVPHWEYQPETQEEWMELLGWAN; via the coding sequence ATGGGAGGCGGATCTCCATACGAAGGCGGCTGCCAGTGCGGCGCGGTTCGCTACAGCGTGGAGGCAGAGCGCCTTACAGCCTACGCCTGCCATTGCCGTGAATGCCAGAAACAGTCGGCCAGTGCCTTTGGCCTTTCGGTCCCTGTCTTTGAGGCAAGTCTCAACGTCACGGGGATGACAGCTTCGTGGCGTCGCCCGACCGATAGTGGTTCGCACACCAGGTGTTTCTTTTGCCCGACCTGCGGCACCCGGCTTTACCACGCAGGCGAAAATCGTCCGGGACTGGTCACCGTAAAAGGCGGATCTCTCGATGATGCCGGGCAGTTGCAACCGGTCGCGCATATCTGGACAGCGAGCAAACAGAGCTGGGTCGTGTTGCCCGCAGACGTGCCGCACTGGGAATACCAGCCCGAAACGCAGGAAGAATGGATGGAGTTGCTAGGATGGGCGAACTGA
- the rplS gene encoding 50S ribosomal protein L19 produces the protein MNLIQQIEAEEIGKVEKEIPEFRAGDTVRVGVKVKEGNRERVQNFEGVVIARSNRGMGSNFTVRKISFGEGVERVFPLYSPIVDSITVVRRGVVRRAKLYYLRGRTGKRARIAERRENAPKA, from the coding sequence GTGAACCTGATCCAGCAAATCGAAGCCGAAGAAATCGGCAAGGTCGAAAAAGAGATTCCCGAATTCCGCGCGGGCGACACCGTTCGCGTCGGCGTGAAGGTGAAGGAAGGCAACCGCGAGCGTGTGCAGAACTTCGAAGGCGTGGTTATCGCGCGTTCGAACCGCGGCATGGGCTCCAACTTCACCGTGCGCAAGATCAGCTTTGGCGAAGGCGTGGAGCGTGTGTTCCCGCTCTACTCGCCGATCGTCGACAGCATCACCGTGGTCCGCCGCGGTGTCGTGCGTCGTGCGAAGCTGTACTATCTGCGTGGCCGCACCGGTAAGCGTGCGCGCATCGCCGAACGCCGCGAGAACGCGCCGAAGGCGTAA
- a CDS encoding aspartate-semialdehyde dehydrogenase gives MRALVSMMAVLALAACDSGGVPAPGTEEPRASTPQVEANEVLLTADGLTAGSEAFYFAAGQNEVEAAVARALGKASDSGTNEECGAGPIDYSTFPGGLTVNFKNGSLVGWFWGDEAANIELAGDIAIGAPRAEIEAEEGFAMIDGSTLGEEFSLGDKIGGFFENDRLSMLYSGTQCFFR, from the coding sequence ATGCGCGCTCTGGTTTCGATGATGGCCGTTCTCGCTCTTGCTGCTTGCGACAGCGGCGGCGTGCCGGCCCCGGGAACGGAGGAGCCGCGGGCGAGCACGCCTCAGGTCGAAGCCAACGAGGTTCTGTTAACTGCCGATGGTCTCACCGCCGGTTCGGAGGCGTTCTATTTCGCCGCCGGGCAAAACGAGGTCGAAGCGGCAGTTGCACGCGCGCTCGGCAAAGCCAGCGACAGCGGCACGAACGAGGAGTGCGGAGCAGGTCCCATCGACTATTCTACCTTCCCCGGCGGTCTGACCGTTAACTTCAAGAATGGTTCGCTCGTAGGGTGGTTCTGGGGCGACGAAGCTGCGAATATCGAGCTGGCCGGGGATATCGCCATTGGGGCGCCTCGCGCCGAGATCGAGGCTGAAGAGGGCTTTGCCATGATCGATGGCAGCACACTTGGCGAAGAATTCTCGCTCGGCGACAAGATCGGCGGGTTCTTTGAGAATGATCGGCTCTCGATGCTCTATTCCGGAACGCAGTGTTTTTTCCGGTGA
- a CDS encoding alpha/beta fold hydrolase — protein MSADTQGWRAKAKHFEFQGHQIAYWTGGNTNARPLLLVHGFPTCSWDWEPVWEKLGSRHHLVACDMLGFGLSDKPRSGYSIHRQTDLQEALLEHLGVVEFDALVHDYGDSVGQEMLARQRESAGAEGLGQIVFLNGGIFPDQHRARPIQKLGVSPLGFLVGLLMGRNSFGKSFSEVFGPSTRPSAAELDQFWEFIRYKGGQRITHKLLHYIADRRTHRERWETALTGAQERIGLINGGLDPVSGKHAYARWREVVPQARHHLIETVGHYPQVEAPDEVARIALEWLTPAA, from the coding sequence GTGAGCGCAGATACACAAGGCTGGAGAGCAAAAGCCAAGCATTTCGAGTTTCAGGGGCATCAGATTGCCTACTGGACAGGTGGGAATACGAATGCACGACCGCTGCTGTTGGTGCACGGCTTTCCTACCTGTTCGTGGGACTGGGAGCCCGTCTGGGAGAAGCTTGGCTCCAGGCATCACCTTGTCGCATGCGACATGCTGGGATTCGGTCTCTCGGACAAGCCGCGCTCTGGCTATTCCATCCACCGCCAGACTGACTTGCAGGAGGCTTTGCTCGAGCATTTGGGCGTGGTCGAATTCGATGCACTTGTGCACGATTACGGCGATTCAGTTGGACAGGAAATGCTCGCGCGACAGCGGGAAAGTGCCGGCGCGGAGGGCTTGGGTCAGATCGTTTTTCTCAATGGTGGGATTTTCCCCGACCAGCATCGCGCGCGACCAATCCAGAAGCTTGGTGTTTCACCGCTGGGTTTTCTTGTGGGTCTACTGATGGGCCGCAATTCGTTCGGTAAGAGCTTCTCCGAGGTATTCGGACCGAGCACCCGGCCGAGCGCAGCGGAACTGGATCAGTTCTGGGAGTTCATCAGGTACAAGGGCGGCCAACGCATTACGCACAAGCTGCTCCACTATATTGCCGACAGGCGCACTCATAGGGAGCGGTGGGAGACAGCGCTTACCGGTGCTCAGGAACGGATCGGCCTGATCAACGGCGGTCTGGATCCCGTTTCGGGAAAACATGCCTACGCCAGATGGCGTGAAGTGGTGCCACAGGCCCGGCACCACCTCATCGAAACCGTAGGTCACTACCCGCAGGTCGAAGCGCCCGACGAGGTTGCTCGCATCGCCTTGGAGTGGCTCACTCCGGCGGCGTGA
- the rpsP gene encoding 30S ribosomal protein S16, which produces MAVAIRLSRGGAKKRPYYRIVVSDSRSPRDGKYLEQIGTYNPLLAKDDENRVKLNEDRAKYWLGVGATPSDRVLRFLDAAGIMERPARNNPQKAEPGEKAKERAEEKAEKAKEAEEAAKAAAAEAVEAPAEEETAAEAGENEATGSVKTDETAEAVADAVEEETPAEATDEDKTAMAEQAAEGGPVEDAPAEDAGEEKAE; this is translated from the coding sequence ATGGCAGTAGCAATCCGGCTTTCGCGCGGCGGCGCAAAGAAGCGCCCTTACTATCGCATCGTCGTCTCGGACTCGCGCTCCCCGCGTGACGGCAAGTATCTCGAGCAGATCGGTACTTACAACCCGCTGCTCGCGAAGGACGACGAGAACCGCGTCAAGCTGAACGAAGACCGCGCCAAGTACTGGCTCGGCGTCGGCGCGACCCCGTCCGACCGTGTCCTGCGTTTCCTCGATGCCGCCGGTATTATGGAACGTCCGGCCCGCAACAATCCGCAGAAGGCTGAGCCGGGCGAGAAAGCCAAGGAGCGCGCCGAGGAAAAGGCTGAAAAGGCGAAAGAAGCCGAAGAAGCCGCAAAGGCCGCTGCAGCTGAAGCAGTCGAAGCTCCCGCCGAGGAAGAAACCGCTGCTGAAGCAGGCGAGAACGAAGCTACCGGTTCGGTCAAGACCGATGAAACCGCTGAAGCTGTCGCCGATGCTGTCGAGGAAGAAACCCCGGCAGAAGCCACCGACGAAGACAAGACGGCCATGGCCGAACAAGCTGCCGAAGGCGGTCCGGTCGAAGACGCTCCGGCCGAAGATGCCGGCGAAGAAAAGGCCGAGTAA
- a CDS encoding carbon-nitrogen hydrolase family protein, with amino-acid sequence MTKLNVAICQAAPVPLDFADGIEKAVRLAREAIEGGAQFVAFGETFLGGYPLWLDEAPGAALWDHPGTKALHAIMLEQAIVPNDERLLPLQELCDQSGALVSIGAHERVRQSLYNNQLLFRPGEAPLDHRKLVPTHGERLIWMRGDGSTLGVHQAEWGRAGNLICWEHWMPLARAAMHNLGESVHVAAWPTVREEYAIASRHYAMEGRCFVLAAGLVQHRDDLFDGLERVGGDRQAKVLFEAIEGDVLNRGGSLVIAPDARVLAHAGEGEEVLHADLDLSEIGQGLASLDTDGHYSRPDVFELSVDTRAKDGVNWR; translated from the coding sequence ATGACTAAGCTGAATGTCGCCATCTGCCAGGCTGCGCCCGTGCCGCTCGATTTCGCTGACGGGATCGAGAAAGCTGTCCGGCTCGCGCGTGAAGCAATCGAAGGCGGCGCGCAGTTCGTGGCTTTCGGCGAGACATTTCTTGGCGGTTATCCGCTGTGGCTCGATGAGGCACCCGGTGCTGCGCTCTGGGACCATCCGGGGACCAAGGCGCTCCATGCGATCATGCTCGAACAGGCGATCGTGCCGAATGACGAACGGCTGCTACCCTTGCAGGAGCTGTGCGACCAGAGCGGGGCGCTGGTTTCCATCGGCGCGCATGAGCGGGTGCGGCAGAGCCTCTACAACAACCAGCTGCTGTTCCGCCCCGGAGAGGCACCGCTCGACCACCGCAAGCTGGTGCCCACGCATGGCGAGCGGCTGATCTGGATGCGCGGCGACGGTTCAACGCTGGGTGTGCATCAGGCCGAATGGGGCCGGGCGGGCAACCTCATCTGTTGGGAACACTGGATGCCGCTTGCGAGGGCGGCGATGCACAATCTCGGCGAGAGCGTCCACGTCGCCGCATGGCCAACCGTGCGCGAGGAATATGCGATTGCCTCAAGGCACTACGCGATGGAGGGACGGTGCTTCGTCCTCGCCGCAGGGCTGGTGCAGCACCGCGACGATCTGTTCGATGGGCTGGAGCGTGTGGGCGGCGACCGGCAAGCGAAAGTGCTGTTCGAGGCGATCGAGGGCGATGTGCTCAACCGAGGCGGCTCTCTGGTGATCGCTCCCGATGCGCGGGTGCTGGCGCACGCCGGCGAGGGCGAGGAAGTGCTCCACGCCGACCTGGACCTGAGCGAGATTGGGCAGGGGCTGGCGAGTTTGGATACCGACGGCCACTACTCGCGGCCGGATGTGTTTGAGTTGAGCGTTGATACGCGGGCAAAGGATGGGGTCAATTGGAGATGA
- a CDS encoding S9 family peptidase, producing MRLSIIAAAAAVLSVPAIADDHAMNEPKELTFERVFASPSLDGPSPRAAKLSPDGRYLSLLRNREDDRERYDLWGFDVSTGEWSMLVDSEALGTGRELSEDEKMQRERARVGNLKGVISYQWASDGSGVLVPLDGDLYFAKLDGEVMRLTDTEESELNPKLSSKGGYVSFVRDRQLWVGEVGGAAAPITPKEEDTIRWGEAEFVAQEEMGRMDGYWWNKDDTRIAVQRTDESPVGIVTRAAIGATGTKVFDQRYPVAGSDNAIVELYVMDPDGGNRVQVDLGDNTDIYVARVDWGADGNIYVQRQNREQTVLDMLKVDPSTGESEVWFSENAAREDYWINLSDNYKFLRDGSLLWWSERSGYGHFYKVDVTTEPMQAGGDAVDTVVLAVQLTFGEEPVTSLVGVNEETGEFFYQATTNVLTQQIYRAKLDGSGEPELLTELDYTNSASMDGKGRTLYVTRSKTDQPAQSYLADRDGKRLTWIEENALNAEHPYAPYLASHVSPEFGTLKAEDGTDLHWMMLKPEMEPGKQYPVFYYHYSGPGPQIVTKAWAGALAQAVVDKGYIWFELDNRGTANRGVDFEQPLYRAMGGVEVRDQKVGAEYLKTLEFVDPDKIALYGWSYGGYMTLKQFQADPGLYAAGVSGAPVTKWELYDTHYTERYMGDPREVPEAYEAASAIPDATRITDPLLLIHGMADDNVVFENSSELISVLQENNVPFEMMLYPGYTHRVAGENISPHLWNTIFRFLESHGVTPPE from the coding sequence ATGCGTCTATCCATCATCGCCGCCGCTGCCGCCGTGTTGTCCGTACCTGCTATCGCGGACGATCATGCGATGAACGAACCCAAAGAACTCACTTTCGAACGCGTCTTTGCATCGCCGTCGCTCGACGGGCCTTCGCCGCGCGCCGCCAAATTGTCGCCTGATGGCCGATACCTTTCTCTGCTGCGCAACCGCGAGGACGACCGCGAGCGCTATGATCTGTGGGGCTTCGACGTATCGACCGGAGAATGGTCGATGCTGGTCGACAGCGAGGCGCTCGGAACGGGACGCGAGCTTTCCGAAGACGAGAAAATGCAGCGCGAACGTGCGCGTGTCGGCAACCTCAAGGGCGTCATCAGCTACCAATGGGCGAGCGATGGCTCGGGTGTGCTGGTGCCGCTCGACGGCGATCTTTATTTCGCCAAGCTCGATGGCGAAGTCATGCGCCTGACTGATACCGAGGAAAGCGAGCTCAACCCCAAGCTCTCGAGCAAGGGCGGCTACGTCTCCTTCGTGCGCGACCGCCAATTGTGGGTCGGCGAGGTGGGCGGCGCGGCCGCGCCAATCACGCCCAAGGAAGAGGACACCATCCGCTGGGGCGAAGCCGAATTCGTCGCGCAAGAAGAAATGGGCCGGATGGACGGCTATTGGTGGAACAAGGACGATACCCGCATCGCCGTCCAGCGCACCGATGAAAGCCCGGTCGGCATAGTCACCCGCGCAGCCATCGGCGCGACCGGCACAAAGGTGTTCGATCAGCGCTATCCGGTTGCAGGATCCGACAACGCCATCGTCGAACTTTATGTGATGGACCCCGATGGCGGGAACCGGGTTCAGGTCGATTTGGGCGATAACACCGACATCTACGTCGCCCGTGTCGATTGGGGCGCGGACGGCAACATCTACGTTCAGCGCCAGAACCGCGAGCAAACCGTGCTCGACATGCTCAAGGTTGATCCGTCCACCGGCGAGAGCGAAGTGTGGTTCTCCGAGAATGCAGCGCGCGAAGACTATTGGATCAATCTTTCGGACAATTACAAGTTTCTGAGGGACGGAAGCCTGCTTTGGTGGTCCGAACGGAGCGGGTACGGCCACTTCTACAAGGTCGACGTGACGACGGAGCCGATGCAAGCAGGAGGAGATGCAGTAGATACAGTAGTTCTCGCCGTGCAACTTACCTTTGGCGAAGAGCCGGTTACCTCACTCGTAGGCGTAAATGAGGAAACCGGCGAATTCTTCTACCAGGCGACAACCAATGTCCTCACCCAGCAGATTTATCGTGCGAAGCTCGATGGCTCGGGCGAGCCGGAACTGCTGACCGAACTCGATTACACCAACTCGGCGAGCATGGATGGAAAGGGGCGCACACTCTACGTGACGCGCTCCAAGACTGATCAGCCTGCGCAGAGCTATCTCGCCGATCGTGATGGCAAGCGCCTCACCTGGATCGAGGAAAACGCGCTCAATGCCGAGCATCCTTACGCGCCCTATCTCGCCAGCCATGTGTCGCCCGAATTCGGAACGTTGAAGGCAGAGGACGGAACCGATCTACATTGGATGATGCTCAAGCCGGAGATGGAGCCGGGCAAGCAATATCCCGTATTCTACTACCACTATTCTGGGCCTGGTCCGCAGATCGTGACCAAAGCATGGGCCGGTGCGCTCGCGCAAGCAGTGGTCGACAAAGGCTATATATGGTTCGAGCTCGACAATCGCGGCACCGCCAATCGCGGGGTCGATTTCGAACAGCCGCTCTACCGAGCTATGGGCGGGGTCGAAGTGCGCGACCAGAAAGTCGGAGCCGAGTACCTGAAGACGCTGGAATTCGTCGATCCGGACAAGATCGCGCTCTATGGTTGGTCCTATGGTGGCTACATGACGCTCAAACAGTTTCAGGCCGATCCGGGGCTCTATGCGGCGGGTGTCTCAGGTGCGCCGGTTACCAAATGGGAGCTTTATGACACCCATTACACCGAACGGTACATGGGCGACCCGCGTGAAGTGCCAGAGGCATACGAGGCGGCAAGCGCCATTCCCGATGCAACCAGGATCACCGATCCCTTGCTGCTGATCCACGGAATGGCGGATGACAATGTCGTTTTCGAGAATTCTTCGGAGCTCATCAGCGTTCTTCAGGAAAACAACGTCCCGTTCGAGATGATGCTCTATCCCGGCTACACGCACCGCGTGGCGGGCGAGAACATCTCCCCGCACCTGTGGAACACGATCTTCCGTTTCCTGGAAAGCCACGGCGTCACGCCGCCGGAGTGA
- a CDS encoding aspartate-semialdehyde dehydrogenase — MGYRVAIVGATGNVGREMMQILAEREFPVDEVAAVASGRSQGTEVEYGDTGKMLKCKNIEHFDWNGWDIALFAAGSGPAKEYAPKAAAAGCVVIDNSSLYRMEPDVPLIVPEVNPDAIDDFSKRNIIANPNCSTAQLVVALKPLHDAATIKRVVVSTYQSVSGAGKAGMDELFEQSRAIFVGDPVEPTKFTKQIAFNVIPHIDVFLDDGSTKEEWKMVVETKKILDPKIKLSATCVRVPVFVGHSEAVNIEFENEISASQAQEILREAPGIMLVDKREDGGYVTPVECAGDSATFISRVRDDPTVENGITLWCVSDNLRKGAALNAVQIAELLGRRHLKKG; from the coding sequence TTGGGTTACCGTGTGGCCATCGTCGGAGCGACCGGAAATGTCGGTCGCGAAATGATGCAAATTCTCGCCGAGCGCGAGTTTCCTGTCGACGAGGTCGCGGCGGTCGCGTCTGGCCGTTCGCAGGGTACCGAAGTCGAGTACGGCGACACCGGCAAGATGCTCAAATGCAAGAACATCGAGCACTTCGACTGGAACGGTTGGGATATCGCGCTGTTTGCGGCAGGGTCGGGACCGGCCAAGGAATATGCGCCCAAAGCTGCCGCAGCCGGCTGTGTGGTGATCGACAATTCTTCGCTCTATCGCATGGAGCCGGACGTTCCGTTGATCGTGCCTGAAGTGAATCCGGATGCGATAGACGATTTCTCGAAGCGCAATATCATTGCCAACCCGAACTGCTCGACTGCGCAGCTAGTTGTTGCACTGAAGCCGCTGCACGATGCGGCGACAATCAAACGCGTGGTCGTTTCGACCTACCAGTCGGTCTCCGGCGCGGGGAAGGCGGGAATGGACGAGTTGTTCGAACAGTCGCGCGCTATCTTCGTTGGCGACCCGGTAGAGCCTACGAAGTTTACCAAGCAGATCGCTTTTAACGTGATCCCGCATATCGATGTTTTCCTCGACGATGGTTCGACCAAGGAGGAGTGGAAGATGGTGGTCGAGACCAAGAAGATCCTCGACCCCAAGATCAAACTTTCCGCGACATGCGTTCGTGTCCCGGTGTTCGTCGGACATTCAGAGGCGGTCAATATCGAGTTTGAGAATGAGATCAGTGCAAGTCAGGCTCAGGAAATCCTGCGCGAAGCCCCGGGCATCATGCTCGTCGATAAGCGTGAGGACGGCGGCTACGTCACGCCGGTGGAATGCGCAGGTGACAGCGCGACTTTCATCAGCCGCGTGCGCGACGATCCAACGGTCGAGAACGGCATTACGCTATGGTGCGTCTCGGACAACCTGCGCAAGGGGGCGGCATTGAACGCGGTGCAGATTGCCGAGCTTCTGGGACGGCGGCACCTGAAGAAGGGATAA
- the rimM gene encoding ribosome maturation factor RimM (Essential for efficient processing of 16S rRNA), protein MPEQRDARRLVELAAVTGAHGVSGEVRLKLFGEGVKALSAHSAFNDGALTLKKVRADSKGGAVARFAEISNRSDAEQLRGTVLTVSRDDLPALGEDEYYHADLIGLAVYTDAGEYIGTVIAVHNFGATDIIEIKKEPVPAKGARTLMVPVTEKAVIEWDSEKVVIAADFAED, encoded by the coding sequence ATGCCCGAACAACGCGATGCGCGCCGGTTGGTGGAACTTGCCGCTGTCACCGGCGCGCATGGTGTTTCGGGAGAGGTCCGTCTCAAGCTTTTCGGAGAGGGCGTCAAGGCCCTGTCCGCGCACTCAGCGTTCAATGACGGCGCATTGACGCTCAAAAAAGTCCGTGCAGACAGTAAAGGGGGCGCTGTCGCCCGCTTTGCCGAAATCTCCAATCGCAGCGATGCAGAGCAGCTCCGCGGGACGGTCCTTACCGTCTCGCGCGATGATCTGCCTGCGCTCGGTGAAGACGAGTACTACCATGCCGACCTGATCGGTCTCGCCGTTTATACGGATGCGGGGGAGTACATCGGCACGGTGATTGCGGTCCACAATTTCGGCGCGACCGACATTATCGAGATTAAAAAAGAGCCGGTGCCCGCCAAGGGCGCGAGAACCCTCATGGTCCCGGTGACCGAAAAGGCTGTGATCGAGTGGGATTCAGAAAAGGTTGTGATCGCGGCCGATTTTGCAGAAGATTGA